A stretch of Aedes aegypti strain LVP_AGWG chromosome 2, AaegL5.0 Primary Assembly, whole genome shotgun sequence DNA encodes these proteins:
- the LOC5566806 gene encoding RING finger and CHY zinc finger domain-containing protein 1, whose amino-acid sequence MASTEQKKPKEKQEDGEKRVGCAHYKRRAKFVTPCCNKFYMCRYCHDEYETHFFNRKTVTELVCTECDTRQRVQAECEKCGVRFGRYTCLVCNLFDDEDRNQYHCDGCGICRVGGRGRFFHCKVCNMCLPMQLQVDGHRCVENVSRSNCPVCLDDIHTSRIPCHIPDCGHLLHRTCFEELLSSGHYACPTCQTSMMDMNQLWEYLDAEVAATPMPKEYENYIVDILCKDCHKESTVKFHVVGLKCSHCGAYNTCRTKTKSVDSSDKCTSNSEVRTVNGEGSGSSLGVASSSSSSSSLLTVTTTAPSSSSSSNSNGHATAPISSGSEMASTSAAFSQTPASSLPSTAASSNSSNEQPPCNNNSNGSSDSNNQKA is encoded by the exons ACACCATGCTGCAATAAATTCTACATGTGCCGGTACTGTCATGATGAATACGAGACTCACTTCTTCAATCGTAAAACGGTAACAGAACTAGTCTGCACTGAGTGCGACACTAGGCAGCGAGTTCAGGCCGAATGTGAGAAATGTGGAGTGCGATTTGGACGG TACACTTGCTTGGTGTGTAATCTATTCGATGACGAGGATCGAAATCAGTATCACTGCGATGGATGTGGTATTTGTCGAGTGGGAGGCAGGGGTCGATTTTTCCACTGTAAGGTGTGCAATATGTGTCTACCAATGCAGTTACAGGTCGATGGTCATAGG TGTGTCGAAAACGTCTCACGATCAAATTGTCCTGTGTGTTTAGACGATATTCATACATCCCGCATTCCCTGCCACATTCCGGACTGTGGTCACTTACTACATCGTACGTGTTTCGAAGAATTG CTATCTTCGGGTCATTACGCTTGCCCAACATGTCAAACGTCGATGATGGACATGAATCAATTGTGGGAATATTTGGATGCGGAAGTGGCTGCAACACCTATGCCAAAGGAATATGAAAATTACATTGTGGATATTCTCTGCAAAGATTGTCATAAg GAATCAACGGTAAAATTCCACGTAGTCGGATTGAAATGCAGTCATTGTGGCGCTTACAATACGTGTCGAACTAAAACAAAAAGTGTAGACTCATCCGATAAATGCACAAGCAATAGTGAAG TTCGGACAGTGAATGGAGAAGGCAGTGGCTCCAGTTTGGGGGTTGCAAGCAGTTCTTCCTCATCATCCTCTCTTTTGACCGTAACTACAACTGCCCCTAGTAGCTCTAGCAGTAGCAATAGCAATGGACATGCTACGGCACCTATATCTTCGGGCTCGGAAATGGCGTCAACATCAGCGGCTTTCAGTCAAACGCCAGCATCTAGTTTACCGTCTACTGCTGCCAGTAGCAATTCCAGCAATGAACAACCTCCATGCAACAACAACAGTAATGGGAGCAGCGATAGTAATAATCAAAAAGCTTAA